Proteins co-encoded in one Cricetulus griseus strain 17A/GY chromosome 1 unlocalized genomic scaffold, alternate assembly CriGri-PICRH-1.0 chr1_1, whole genome shotgun sequence genomic window:
- the Selenom gene encoding selenoprotein M precursor (The RefSeq protein has 3 substitutions compared to this genomic sequence), whose product MSILVWPPPLLLLLEALVAPAPAATTYRPDWNRLRGLARGRVETCGGUQLNRLKEVKAFVTQDIPLYHNLVMKHLPGADPELVLLSRNYQELERIPLSEMTRDEINMLVQELGFYRKSAPDAQVPPKHLWAPAKPPEDASEHADL is encoded by the exons ATGAGCATCCTAGTGTGGCCGCCACCACTGCTGCTGCTTCTGGCGGCCCTTGTGGCTCCAGCCACCGCCGCCACCACCTACCGACCCGACTGGAACCGTCTTCGAGGCCTGGCCAGGGGACGGGTGGAG accTGTGGAGGATGACAGTTGAATCGCCTAAAGGAG GTGAAGGCCTTTGTCACCCAGGACATCCCACTGTA CCACAACCTGGTGATGAAGCACCTCCCTGGGGCAGATCCGGAACTCGTGCTTTTAAGTCGAAATTACCAGGAACTAGAG CGCATCCCACTCAGCGAAATGACCCGCGACGAGATCAATATGTTGGTACAGGAGCTCGGCTTCTATCGCAAGTCGGCGCCGGACGCGCAGGTGCCCCCCAAGCACCTGTGGGCGCCTGCTAAGCCTCCCGAGGACGCTTCAGAGCACGCCGACCTGTAA